Proteins found in one Triticum aestivum cultivar Chinese Spring chromosome 4D, IWGSC CS RefSeq v2.1, whole genome shotgun sequence genomic segment:
- the LOC123097833 gene encoding uncharacterized protein isoform X1, with protein sequence MSEPATQCRGNGGGGGEGGAGGMRTVECLRGRLLAERVASKAAKEEADQLAARLDELEKRLSNEVKIRDRAERRLRRAIRRLESLKILDVGSSIGSLSSNSNACSGQQAAPEMDGPASSLSTVDSVRSGPREDKGWDGESVKGSSAGSCTQANSSQDGSWFSVVSEQSGSGVCKEEESRAEDSDDAEKCGSGDSAGDVDRDSESRREEQPGASSGSSKSEASYRDEDDDRLALVLVDNPHYSAEPAETKEKEDEKEGNDELAVVLAGPQPRATSDVQSVLLALRQVKEQLRYTIQRRSEGLVAHRELYGH encoded by the exons ATGTCTGAACCAGCCACGCAATGCAG GggaaatggcggcggcggcggcgagggcggtgccGGCGGCATGAGGACGGTGGAGTGCCTCAGAGGGAGGCTGCTCGCCGAGAGGGTGGCGTCCAAGGCGGCCAAGGAGGAGGCCGACCAGCTCGCCGCCAGG TTGGACGAGCTTGAGAAGCGGCTCTCCAACGAGGTCAAGATCAGGGACAGGGCGGAGCGGAGGCTGAGGAGGGCCATCAGGAGGCTCGAGTCCCTCAAGATTCTGGATGTGGGGAGCTCCATCGGCTCGCTCTCCTCCAACTCCaacgcctgctccggccaacaggCGGCGCCGGAGATGGACGGTCCGGCGAGCTCGCTGAGCACCGTCGATTCCGTGCGGTCCGGCCCTCGCGAGGACAAGGGATGGGACGGCGAGAGCGTGAAGGGCTCCTCGGCCGGTTCCTGCACTCAGGCCAACTCCTCCCAGGACGGGAGCTGGTTCTCCGTCGTGTCCGAGCAGTCCGGCTCTGGAGTCTGCAAGGAGGAGGAGAGTCGCGCGGAGGACTCTGACGACGCCGAGAAGTGCGGTTCCGGTGACAGTGCCGGTGACGTTGATCGTGATTCAGAGAG CAGGAGAGAAGAGCAGCCTGGAGCGTCCAGCGGCTCGTCAAAATCCGAAGCGAGCTACCGCGACGAGGACGACGACAGGCTCGCGCTGGTGCTGGTAGACAACCCGCACTACAGCGCAGAGCCGGCCGAGACCAAGGAGAAGGAGGATGAGAAAGAAGGGAACGACGAGCTCGCCGTGGTCCTGGCGGGCCCCCAGCCGAGAGCGACGAGCGACGTGCAGTCGGTCCTGCTGGCGCTGCGGCAGGTCAAGGAGCAGCTGCGCTACACCATCCAGAGGAGGTCGGAGGGGCTTGTCGCGCACCGAGAGCTATACGGCCACTGA
- the LOC123097833 gene encoding uncharacterized protein isoform X2, translated as MSEPATQCRGNGGGGGEGGAGGMRTVECLRGRLLAERVASKAAKEEADQLAARLDELEKRLSNEVKIRDRAERRLRRAIRRLESLKILDVGSSIGSLSSNSNACSGQQAAPEMDGPASSLSTVDSVRSGPREDKGWDGESVKGSSAGSCTQANSSQDGSWFSVVSEQSGSGVCKEEESRAEDSDDAEKCGSGDSAGDVDRDSERREEQPGASSGSSKSEASYRDEDDDRLALVLVDNPHYSAEPAETKEKEDEKEGNDELAVVLAGPQPRATSDVQSVLLALRQVKEQLRYTIQRRSEGLVAHRELYGH; from the exons ATGTCTGAACCAGCCACGCAATGCAG GggaaatggcggcggcggcggcgagggcggtgccGGCGGCATGAGGACGGTGGAGTGCCTCAGAGGGAGGCTGCTCGCCGAGAGGGTGGCGTCCAAGGCGGCCAAGGAGGAGGCCGACCAGCTCGCCGCCAGG TTGGACGAGCTTGAGAAGCGGCTCTCCAACGAGGTCAAGATCAGGGACAGGGCGGAGCGGAGGCTGAGGAGGGCCATCAGGAGGCTCGAGTCCCTCAAGATTCTGGATGTGGGGAGCTCCATCGGCTCGCTCTCCTCCAACTCCaacgcctgctccggccaacaggCGGCGCCGGAGATGGACGGTCCGGCGAGCTCGCTGAGCACCGTCGATTCCGTGCGGTCCGGCCCTCGCGAGGACAAGGGATGGGACGGCGAGAGCGTGAAGGGCTCCTCGGCCGGTTCCTGCACTCAGGCCAACTCCTCCCAGGACGGGAGCTGGTTCTCCGTCGTGTCCGAGCAGTCCGGCTCTGGAGTCTGCAAGGAGGAGGAGAGTCGCGCGGAGGACTCTGACGACGCCGAGAAGTGCGGTTCCGGTGACAGTGCCGGTGACGTTGATCGTGATTCAGAGAG GAGAGAAGAGCAGCCTGGAGCGTCCAGCGGCTCGTCAAAATCCGAAGCGAGCTACCGCGACGAGGACGACGACAGGCTCGCGCTGGTGCTGGTAGACAACCCGCACTACAGCGCAGAGCCGGCCGAGACCAAGGAGAAGGAGGATGAGAAAGAAGGGAACGACGAGCTCGCCGTGGTCCTGGCGGGCCCCCAGCCGAGAGCGACGAGCGACGTGCAGTCGGTCCTGCTGGCGCTGCGGCAGGTCAAGGAGCAGCTGCGCTACACCATCCAGAGGAGGTCGGAGGGGCTTGTCGCGCACCGAGAGCTATACGGCCACTGA
- the LOC123097834 gene encoding protein MODIFIER OF SNC1 11 — protein sequence MASQDSKPAQVPAAAELTAPPAAAAGEATNPTSPTAAQNPSPAAAAAAGGAATDLEKKMRRAERFGTQVVMSEDEKRSSRAERFGTGSSNEKMEEQKKKSRAERFGLPTPSSDDTEAKKKARLERFGQSTEVGKAEEEKRKARALRFAGAPSGSSEGKDKDTSKPDAATIAGTA from the exons ATGGCATCTCAGGATTCCAAGCCCGCGCAAGTCCCGGCCGCCGCCGAGCTGACGGCCCCGCCGGCTGCTGCCGCAGGGGAGGCGACGAATCCCACTTCCCCGACAGCAGCCCAAAACCCTAGccctgccgcggccgccgccgccggtggGGCAGCCACGGATCTAGAGAAGAAGATGCGCCGCGCGGAGCGGTTTGGGACGCAGGTGGTGATGTCCGAGGACGAGAAGCGAAGCAGCCGCGCCGAGAG GTTTGGGACCGGATCTTCCAATGAAAAGATGGAGGAGCAGAAGAAGAAGTCCAGGGCTGAGAG GTTTGGCCTTCCCACGCCCTCCTCTGATGATACCGAGGCTAAGAAAAAAGCCCGCTTAGAGCGATTTGGTCAGAGCACAGAAGTTGGCAAGGCGGAAGAAGAGAAGCGAAAGGCACGGGCCCTTAG GTTTGCAGGAGCACCCAGTGGGTCATCTGAAGGAAAGGACAAAGACACCTCCAAGCCG GATGCGGCTACCATAGCTGGCACGGCATGA